In Balaenoptera ricei isolate mBalRic1 chromosome 4, mBalRic1.hap2, whole genome shotgun sequence, the genomic stretch TGAAAGTGCCTATTGCCGTCCTCCAGCAGATAAAATGCCGGGCTAAATCAGGACTGGCCTGAACACCATCCGGGTCTCAACGTCTGCCCCAGAAGAATATCACCAATTTCTAAGGGATTATGAAGAAATCATCTACATGAGATCTACTTCGTGAGGATTTCAGTAGATGAAGAAATGTAACATTTCCCCTCTCATTAACAGCAGAGAACAGCATAGCATACAGCAGAGATGAAAAAGCaatgtaaaaaaataagtcaTAGCTCTATATTTAACTATTTCATTGACTTTAGAACAAAAAGCCTTAATACTCCCTAGTATATACCACCTCCTACTATATGAAGATATTAGTATTAATTATATAGACGTCTGGCTTTATCCTTTATAGCAGTTTTGCCATAGAATTCTATCTAACTATAATCTTTGGGAAAAATTTACTAAAGAGACAATTTAGCGTTTTGGAATTCTTTAGTTACAACACCAAAACAACAGCAAGAGTTTAACTTAAGCTCTGCTTAAGGCTTTCACTTTAGCTAGACATTAGGAAATGATGATGATTCCAAATAACAAGTAGCTAAACTTACAGTTTTGACTTCTGTCAACGTAGAGAACTGAACAGAACATGCAAACTCTTCCTGTGCTCCCTAAGACTACTCGTTCTTACTCACTGACacttatcagaatcacctggagtgaTATTCCACAACACACACCTGGTCCCTACCCCCAATTTACTGAGTCAGATTCTCCAGGGCATGAGCCTATTTGAAAAGTTCCTGAGAGGTGTTTATGCACACACACCCCGACTGTGATCACTGCTCTGGAACTCACTTCTGAAAGTCACTACGTTTGAAGAGAATTACTCACTTGTTACGATTCCagccaaagcaaaaacaaactgaTTTTCATCAGAATCCAGCTCCTTGACATCCCCATCCAGTGACTTCACAAAACTCTCCATTGTTTGACCAGTGATGTTGAAAAACTTCAAAGCTTTATCCTGAAAGTTCAGAAATGGAAATGTCACACCCTTTCACAAATACCAGTAGGAAAACACTTTCAAAGTgcaggacacagagggaagactctGGTTTTAATTACAGAAGCCATGTTCTTAAATCTATTCCCTCATTAAAACTTCCCaatgaaaagatgagaaaaaagaagTAGTTCGGGGCATGTAGAAGAATTACCCTGAAGACTGATATAGTAAAATACATGAGGGAAACAGTTCAAATTTATACAATGATAGAAGTACTGGGTTGAATTCACCCAAAAATATACTAGAAATAtactagaaaaatatattctctaTTCTAGGCATGAAACCAGAGGTTTTCAAACCTTTGGCAGGaattgtttttcaaataaaatcttaacTGAAACCGCAACATGTAAAATACAGCAACAGGCCCATCTGACAGTTTCAGTCTTCATTACTCGGCAAAAAGAGTTTCCAAGTTCGCAGAACCTTGAAAGCGCTTCCTTGGCGGGGGCAGGGTTCTAAGGAATAGTTTGAAAACCAATGCATTTACACGTCACAAGGGAACTGCATGGGGTGATATAAATATCCTAAGACTGGATTATAAGGATGATTACACACCTCCAAAAATTAGCTAGAAAACACTAAGTTGTACACttacaaaaaaatgaattttatgacACGTAAGTTATACCAAGAAAGCtcaagaaactttaaaatacatttagtccctccactgtttttatttctgcaaatGATGAGTAACATACTACTGGCCTCCCGCCAACCATCCGCCCTTGACGGATGGTTTGCCATTCAGGACCACTCGATTCTCCCAGAGTCAGATAACAGTCCTCCCGGGCTCCTTCTGTCCTCTCCGCCATGGAGACCACCCTGTCACGAGTCCTGCCTCACCCACACAGCTCTCCCACCCCCTATTCTACTGGGGGGCGGCCTTCCATGTAGTCTTCCTGGCCAGTCTCCACACCCACAaccccaccctccctccatcctcactGTCAGGTTGAGCTGCCCAAATTCCCCTCCTGTCCTATCACTTTTTCACTCAAGAAGCCTTAAGGAATCCCGTCCTAGCACCCACTGGACAAATCATCAACCACACTGACCCTCCACCCTGTGTCAGATGACCCACACACTGTCCCTATGTCTCACTCCAGGTCTCTGACTGCTCTACTTCTCCTCTCCTGAGGGACCCTCTTCACTTCCTGCCACTGCTGCCTCTGCAAGTTAATCAAGGTTCATTTAAAATCTCTCTTCCTCTGTGAAGTTCTTTGATGTCTGTGTGCACGCACATGCtattaaatataacatataacatTCAGGCAATTGAATATTATATTACCCCTGGAATAACATACGTAAAAGCACTTTAAACTTTGTTAAATGCATATAATGTCAAGTAATAATACTGAAGTGGAACTATCTCCACAAACACCATACAGATTCTGGGAGAGAAGGgatcttatttcattcattttacataTCCCCCGGAGACCAGTTACAGTGGGCCCTACACAGATGGTATTCCAAAACTATCTGATGAACAAAAGAAATGGATTTAGTCTGTAGGCGCCTTAACAGATGCACTGTGTCCTCTAAGTTACACAAGCACTAATCAACAATGTCCAGACAGCCCGCGGGCGTGCTTACTCCTCCCAGAATGGCTTTGACCACTTCCTCACTGCTGGAGACACCCCACAAAATGGTACAGGCTGCTGCGCCCATTTCTGTACAGTACTCTGCCTGCTGCAAGAGTTGCTGCTTTGCTTCATTCAGCTGCTGTCGAAGAGCCAGTTTCTcctgaaatcaaaacaaaataagatcAGAAAAATGGACAGCATTCAACCTCAAAATACCTCTATTGTGTTTCCtctttcaaagatatttttaaaaaaaagaaatccacacagAATAGAGTAAACAGTTGGCAAATGTAAACTAGCCCTTAGAGAGGCATaatgcataatttttttaaaaacttcagagGCAAAAATAACAGCCACAGAAAAGAACATACTACCGCATTAGCGTTTATAAATACCACCAAAGACTTGAATTCATCTTCTTTAAGTAAGCTGGACAGTGAGGCATCTCGGGTCCCGGGTGGCTATACCCAGGGCAGCACCGCCTAGGACACCCGAAGAAAGTAACACGCTAGCACAGCAGTCCCCACATAGAGCAGTATTCCTAAAAAAGGCGCCGGCCGCCGCCAAGTGGCTCACTCCACTATAAAAGCGCCACGTGACACAGCCAAGACCAGGCAGGGAAGACGGgagcagaggcaggagaggagtGAGAAGGAAGGGCCTCCCTGGCGTGCCCTGAACCAGCAAGCTAAGCAGCAGCGTAACAAGAAGACGGAGGCCAGGCAAGATCTCTCAGCCTCCCCCAGCACTGGGCTCCTGAAGCCAGGGCTCCTAACAAGTGAACTGTCCCCCTCATGTCACCTCTGACCACACAAGCACTCCTAAAGGTTCACCTTCAGGTGGGTCTTGGGTGATGTGGGGCTTCCTGCCCGCCCCAACTGTCAACACCAGTTTCACTATTCCTTGTTACCTGAAGTTCCCTTAAAAGATGAGAGCATTTCCTTACTTAATAATAGGTAAactcaaaaatacaaaaacctggtacctccctggtggcgcagtggttgagggtctgcctgccaatgcaggggacatgagttcaagccctggtctgggaagatcccacatgccacggagcagctgggcccgtgagccacaactactgagcttgcgcgtctggagcctgtggtccgcgacaggtgaggccgcggtggtgagaggcccgcgcaccgcgatgaagagtggcccccgcttgccacaactagagaaagccctcacacagaaacgaggacccaacacagccataaataaataaataaaattaaattaaaaaaaaaaaaaaaaatacaaaaacctggtacctccctggtggcgcagtggttaagaatctgcctgccaatgcaggggacccgcgttcaagccctggtccgggaagatcccacataccgcagagcagctaagcccgtgcgccacaactagtgagcctgtgctctagagcccgccagccacaactactgagccctcgtgccacaactactgagcccgcgtacctagagcccgtgctccacaacgagaagccaccgcaataagcccgcgcaccgcaaagaagagtagcccccactcgccgcaactagagaaagcctgcacgcagcgacgaagacccaatgcagtcaaaaataaataaactaatttttaaaaaaagaaagagctatCCCTCTCCTGCAACCGTGCCtatggccttaaaaaaaaaaaaaatacaaaaacctaACTACATTTATACCGAAGTATAATTAGCTCAATAGCCCACAAAGTTAAAGCATGTGAGATGTTTTAGCTTTTTCTTCTAGAGAGGTGAGTGCAGGACAATTAAAGTAGAGGGGACTTTTCGCCTAGTGGTGAAAAGGGAGCAGCAGACCACAAATCGAACTTTGTTGACTTTGTAACTTGGCCTAGGGTGGCATTCATATCTACCTGGCGACAATGCATTTGGTAATCAGAGCTTCAAACACCTTCATAAATATAATCACAATTACTTTAGGAGAAAAATGGTCACTGAGCCTACGACACATGCTAAAACTGCTTTACATGATTTATTAACTCTGGGTTTTTAATATCTGGCTTCATCACAACAGTTGCCTAGATTCCTAGATTTGCGCTTCAGCCACTCAAGCCGAGGTGACATATGCAAAAACTGTATCACAGCATTTCCTTCAGAATTCTGGCTTTTCTCACAGTTGAAGCAGGCTGCATTCTGATTAGTCTGGTTACGGTGGCTCTTCTCTAAGATCAACAAGAACTGTTGAGAGTGACCGTCAGAACTGTCTTCTATGGTCACATTTGGTGGTTACAGGCAGATATGCCCTGACACAGGGCTGCACAAACAGTACAATGATATCAAGAGGAactcaaagaaaataattccattcacaataacaccaaaaatgagaaaatacttaggaacaaatttaagaaaattagttCAAGCCctgtacagcaaaaactacaaagcattattgagaaaaagtaaagatccaaataaatggaaagatataccatgttcaagggttggaagattcaatattgttaagagggtaattttccccaaactgatctacggattcaacacaatccctatcaaaatttcagcAGGCTTATTTGCACAAAGTGAtcatctgattctaaaattcatatggaaatgcaaaaaaaaaaagtttgaaaaagaaaagcaatgttAGAGGACTAACaccacctgatttaaaaaaacaaaacaaaacaaaataaatctacaGAAATCAAACCACTGTGGTAATGGCATAAGGATAAAcgtatagatcaatgaaacactGACACATATggcaattgattttttaaaagctgccaaggcaattcaatggaaaaagtagtattttcaacaaatgatgctgaaacaactggatattcatacgtgaaaaaaaaaaaaactcaaaatgaatcacagacctaaatgtaaaatttctagaagaaaacctcTGTGACCTTGCATTAGGCAAATGTTTATTAGATATCACAACAAAATCAtaccattaaaaaattataaatagatgggaattccctggtggtcctgtggttaggactcagtgctttcactgccagggtctgggaactaagatcccgcaagcagcacagtacagccaaaaaaaaaaaaaaatcataaattgaacttcatcaaaatttaaaacttttactctTCAAAAGACACGAGTAAGAAGGTAGAAAGACAAGCCATggactaaaagaaaatatttctatatctaaaaaaaagacttgtatgaagaatatataaagaactcttacaacacaaaaataagacaaattaaattaaattaaaaataggcgggacttccctggtggcgcagtggttaagaatccgcctgccaatgcagggaacacaggtttaagccctggtctgggaagatcccacatgccgcggagcaactaagcccatgtaccacaactattgagcctgtggtctagagcctgcaagccacaactcctgagccctcatgccacaactactgaagcccagacgcctagagcccgtgctttgcaacaagccaccacaatgagtagcccccactcgctgcaactagagaaagcctgcatgcagcaacgaagacccaactcagacaaagaaaatttttttaaaaaggcaaaagatttaaatacacatttaaccaaagaaaatatatgaatggataataaacacatgaaaaaatgttcaagaaaattagtcatgaggaaaatgcaaattaaaaccacaatgagataccattacatccactaaaatggctaaaatctaAAAGACCAAAAATACCATGGACAATCATAGgcgaaaaaagtaaaagaaaagaaaaagaaaaaaatgtgcctCAATGTTAAGCTCacatcttatacaaaaattaactcaaaacgaatcataaacaaaatacataaaaatataaaactgttaggaaaaaaaaacaggagaaaatctttgggaccTAGGGTTAGGTGAAAAGTTCTTAGACATAACACAAAAAGTACAAtccatgaaaacaaaaatcaacaagttgAACTTCatccaaatttaaaacttctgctctgtgaaagatcccgtgaggaagaagaaaagacgagctacacactgggagaaaatatctgcaaaccatatatccaataaaggacttttatctagaatatattaaGAACACTTTAAatttaacagttaaaaaaaatccaactagaaaatgggcaaaagacacaaacagatattGCACAGGAGAGAATATATAGAcaacaaataagtacatgaaaagatgttcaacatcattagccaacAGGGAAATGCGAATCACTACAACACATCTATcagaacagctaaaataaaaaatagtgagaaCACCATATGCTAATTAGGGTGTGGAGGAAGTGAATCACTCATgctttgctggtgagaatgtaaaagggtacagccactctggaaaacaatttggtaatttcttacaaaactaaacatgcactTGACATGGAACCTGGCAATCGCACTCtagggcatttatcccagagtaatgaaaacatatattcacaCCAAAACCTATACACACATGttcacaatagcaaaaaataaaaaaatttaaaaaaataaaggaaacaacccaaatgtccttcaatgggaaaatatttaaactGCGGTATTTCCATACCCTGGGATGCTATGCAGCAATCAAAAGCAGCAAACTATTAATACATGCAACAGCTTGGAAGGGtctgagtgaaaaaagtcaataTCAAAAGGTTATAGGCGGAATTATCCCATTTCTATGGCATTCTTGAAATAAGAGAATTAGACAGATACCGTGTGGCAACTATGTACGTCAGTGGCTGCCAGGAGGCAAGCGTGGGGAAGCGGCTGGGCATGGGTGCACCGGGGTAGCGCGACGGGGTCTCTGTGGTGATGCAACGGTGCTGTATGTTGAGTGCGGAGGTGAGTTCATGGATCTACACATGATAAAACTGCACAGAACTATGCTCACACACATAAGTAAGTGCAGGCAAAACTGGTGAACTTCAAACAAGTCTAGGTAAAACTGGTGAAACCTGCACAAGCACTGTGGATGGCACCGATGTCAGTCTCCTGGTTTCCCTACACTGTAGCTGTGAAAGCTATTTACCACTggaggaaactgggtaaagggtattgggcttccctggacTTTCTGCAACtttctgtgaatctataattatttcaaaaaatgtcTTAACTAAAACACAAACTGGTTTGGGTGACAGTTGTACAATTGTATAAATCTAGTAAAAATTATCAGACTAGACTTTTACAacagatgaattttatggtatacaaaatacacctcaataaagctatattttaaaaagaaacaataatcaaACTCTGATATATCTACCTAAAGCGAATACTCATACATAACAGGGTAGCAAgcacaaaattttaaagattcctttaaaatctttgtgtagttcatttctttctttttttttttaaatttatttatttatttattttatagctgtgttaggtcttcgtttctgtgcgagggctttctctagttgtggcaagcggaggccactcttcatcgcggtgcgcgggcctctcactatcgcagcctctcccgttgcggagcacaggctccagacatgcaggctcagtaattgtggctcacgggcccagtcgctccgcggcatgtgggatcttcccagaccagggctcgaacccgtgtccccggcattggcaggcagattctcaaccaccgcgccaccagggaagccctgtagttcATTTCTGATTATAACTGAACTATACTatcagttaatttttctttaaaaactttcctGAAATAATATACAATGTTTGCAACAACTTCCCATTTATCATCACAAATGCAGCAACTCTTTcctaacaaattaaaaatatagataatgAAAAAACAGCAGTCCATATTTAAGTTGGTTTACTGACTATGAAAGATGCTGCCCTAAGAAAACACAGAGAGGATGAAGCCATAGGTAAGCCGGGGAAACACGGCTCCTTGGAGAGAAGGCTGCGACTCTGCCCGTTGTCTGAAACAAGTCCACGCGCGCAGGAAAGCCGGCCAGGCACTAAATGCTGTGCCAGCAGAGACGCTGTGGAAGGCCTCAGCTAACCCTACGGTAGCAGCACAGTCCTTCAAATAGAAATTCAGACATCCTCCAACAGCTTCACTGGCGCTTTCTTCTCTTGAGTTCAAAGGCTGCTGTTGCCAGGACTCTCCCGGCCCACCCCTTAGATCACAACAAGGCCCAACTAGGCCCAAACTGACCCCGTTCGACTGTCACTGAGGAAACACCTCAACGGAGGGCACGAACCAAGCTTTTCTTGTCCCAGTGACGAACCTCTAGAGGGTTAGGCGCTGCTTCTCACCCAGCATCTCCTTTGTAATTTTGAGTCCACACTTTGTTTTCTGATCTTTCCTTACATGCTGGATTCAGTGATGTCTGCCTTCTCCTTAATGACTTTTACCCCAGCTGAAGTACTTACTAGCAATACTGTAATTTAGTATCTAGCCCTGGATTCTTTCCTAGTTCCTCAACTCTAAAATAAGCTTCCAGAGTCCAGCCTCACGATCTGTACAGACCTGGGCAGAAAAGGCCACAGAAAAGGGAACTGCCAGTTCCCTACAGCAGGAAGAGACAGGGCCTTGTCACAGCAAACTTGCAGGGGCTCCAACCTGTATTAAATTGGCGGGACTATTAAGCAGGAGACTTAACTGGAAATAGGTAATGGTTTAACCTAAAATATTCCCACATTTTAACTAAGGTCAAAGTGTCTGGGCAATAACATGCTGATGATCTGACACTACTTTACCACAGCCATTTCTTCCTCTATCCTGGCATTTTCCCTGAATGGCTTATTTTTAAGCATTACATCTAAAATGCCAGCCAAACATGCATTTTTTCCTATgcttatcaatttaaaaaaataggatatCTAAGATTCTGCCCAATTTAGGCTTCAACCTTAACAAGAATGTCTTGGCATTTTAAGGAGTACAGAACCAATGGATTGCATTGGTCACATTTATCAAATTCCTTCTTGCCTGCTGGTCAACTTCCTTCAGACAATGAAACTTTTAGGTCCAGACAAATTAACCATGCGTCCATCTTAATATATCATGATCTGAATAGAACATGACTGAGCTAGAATTTCAGCTTTCAATGTGTGACACTCAACCTAACTCAGTTTCGAGACTAAAACCCTTTCCCTGGTCTTCTCTACTTGCTCGGTATTAAAGTCTACACAGTCCATTTCTCCATCAGTCTGGAAAGACGTTGTTGAGCCCTCTTTTTCAAGGAGAAAAACTACCATGGCTTCCAGTTCTTTGATGAAACCTCAGATGCATGGCCTTCTGGCCAAGTGTCTGCGATTTCATATTGCTGGAGCATTCACTGTATCTCTGGGAGCTGCAGCTTTCTATAAGTTTGCTGTGGCTGAACCAAGAAAGAAGGCATATGCAGATTTCTACAGAATTTATGATTCCATAAAAGATTTTGAGGCGATGAGGAAAGCTACTGTCTTTCAGAGTGCAAAATGATTTTGGAAATGTAAAGAATGTCTTTGGGTTGATTTCCATGGCAGTTTGTCACTTACCTGTGTTCCTAAACTATGAAACTAAGAACTATGAATATCTGGGCTAAGGAATAGTTTTTCTTGATAAATAAACAATTAACAAATACGTGGGGGAAAAATAAAGGCTATACAAAATCCACCAGTTTTGGAAAACCTCCACTGTAGCCACAAACCTTCAGAATTCCTCCACATGAGGAGGTAGCACGACACAAAGCTTAGCACGCGGCAGTGGGACCTGGGACCAGCCTCCTCACACTCCTGCAGGCTAACACACATGCTGATCCAGCTGTGCTGGGAGAAACAAGTGAGATGCATGGACAGCTGCTGACCACCTGCCAGCACACAGTTAACAACACATCCTAGCTTCTGTCACTAGTACTATTACTACTTtactcttcaaaaataaaaattcattcaagCTCCAAATTTCAGCAGAAGTGGCAGAAGAGTTCtagttttatagaagaggaaataatttattccatgcaaaaaaatgtataatttttaagaaatattattaGTCTCCCCAaatgttaaaatgaaatataattgattatttctaaaatatcagtAAATGATGTGCAAAGTTGAttacaaatatttctatttaatatatCTATCTCTGATTATAAATCATTGTACGCATGATTTTTTCAAGATTATTATGAGTTTTAATAACTTGGATCGGGCTTTTAGACACTGAATTAACAGTAAGTGACTATTAAAAGGCACCAAGTAAATAATCCCCCACATTAAATGGTTGTAAATTCAAACGATCAACTATTTTCCAACCCATTCGGgataaatacatgtaaaaatgcaatgtcttaaaaaaaaaaaaaaaaaatgcaatgtctTGAGGCTTAAGGGCTGGAGTGTGGCCTGCACCGCTTTGTGGTCACGGCCACAGAGCTGGCACTTTACACGGACCCTGTGAGCATCATACCTTCTTCTCGCTCACGCTGTCCTCTTGCACAGACTCCAGGCGGGCTTTGAAGTGCTCACAATCCATTCTCAGTTGCTCTAACTCTTGCTCTTTCCTTTCCAGGTCTAGAAGAGACATAAGAATACTC encodes the following:
- the LOC132365583 gene encoding cytochrome c oxidase subunit 6C-like — protein: MASSSLMKPQMHGLLAKCLRFHIAGAFTVSLGAAAFYKFAVAEPRKKAYADFYRIYDSIKDFEAMRKATVFQSAK